One genomic segment of Candidatus Schekmanbacteria bacterium includes these proteins:
- a CDS encoding flippase → MENRESLTGRISEKIIGNTIFNYLGNIWQILISFFLTPYILRQLGMERFGIWAVTFAITSYFSLLDLGVGGSFTKFIAEYDAKKDVRRINNVISHGFLFYLPLGALQFAIGFLIIEHITDFINISAELRTEAKDVFLLGLIAFTIQNIGIPLRSLFEGFQKMGLLNWIRALSTIPRIAGTVFFLQMGYGIIGLAINEIILAVIINFISLFYSYRIFPQMKMVPRELDREILKNVFTFGYKLQVSKIAYLINFQTDKFIIGYFLNTVMVGFYDIGARVASLVRSFPVLMVSAITPAASELDSKGSSEMVWKLYIKSSRYLLLFTTPLFVFTLFNSSIILEVWLGAVYAPAVLVLQILCVAYFFNLISGAANVIAIGIGKPEFEMETSIYASIINIGLSILLIMKYGLTGCVGATAVSFVFYSFYLIYKFHSYYGKSLSIFLRLMALPLLSSLVSASLALGFQQLFISQSYLMKVMVFGGESLIFVIVYGALIYLLKLVGSEEMEIARNMIKRFNYGKDI, encoded by the coding sequence ATGGAAAACAGAGAGAGCCTTACCGGCAGAATATCAGAGAAGATAATCGGCAATACCATCTTCAACTATCTTGGCAACATCTGGCAGATTCTCATAAGCTTTTTTCTTACTCCCTATATTTTAAGACAACTTGGCATGGAGCGCTTTGGGATCTGGGCTGTAACCTTTGCAATTACAAGCTACTTTTCTCTTCTTGACCTTGGAGTCGGCGGGTCTTTTACAAAATTTATTGCCGAGTATGATGCTAAAAAAGATGTGCGGAGAATTAATAATGTCATAAGTCATGGTTTTCTTTTCTATCTCCCGCTTGGGGCATTGCAGTTTGCCATTGGGTTCCTGATCATTGAGCACATCACGGATTTTATTAATATCAGTGCAGAGCTGCGCACCGAAGCTAAAGATGTTTTTCTTCTTGGTCTGATCGCATTCACTATCCAGAATATCGGAATACCGCTTCGCTCTCTTTTCGAGGGTTTTCAGAAGATGGGGTTGTTAAACTGGATAAGGGCTTTAAGCACTATACCGAGGATAGCCGGTACTGTTTTTTTCCTTCAAATGGGATACGGCATTATAGGGCTTGCCATCAATGAGATAATCCTTGCGGTTATTATAAATTTTATATCTCTTTTTTATTCCTACAGGATATTCCCGCAGATGAAGATGGTACCCAGAGAGCTTGACAGGGAGATTCTAAAGAATGTCTTTACTTTTGGCTATAAACTGCAGGTTAGCAAGATAGCCTACCTTATAAATTTTCAGACAGACAAGTTTATCATTGGCTATTTTCTCAATACTGTAATGGTTGGTTTCTACGACATAGGGGCGCGTGTGGCTTCACTTGTACGCTCATTTCCGGTTCTCATGGTTTCTGCCATTACTCCTGCCGCCTCTGAGCTTGATTCGAAAGGTTCTTCCGAGATGGTATGGAAACTTTATATCAAGTCTTCCCGCTATCTTCTGCTCTTTACAACACCGCTCTTTGTTTTCACTCTTTTTAATTCAAGTATAATCCTTGAGGTCTGGCTTGGCGCTGTTTATGCGCCTGCAGTTTTAGTCCTTCAGATACTCTGTGTGGCTTATTTTTTTAACCTCATATCAGGTGCGGCAAATGTGATTGCCATAGGTATAGGAAAGCCTGAGTTTGAAATGGAAACAAGCATCTATGCGTCGATCATTAACATAGGGTTAAGCATTCTCCTCATCATGAAATACGGGCTTACGGGATGCGTTGGCGCTACTGCCGTATCTTTTGTTTTTTATTCATTCTATCTTATATATAAATTTCATTCTTATTACGGAAAATCTCTAAGCATTTTTTTGAGGCTTATGGCTCTTCCCTTATTATCATCTCTTGTTTCGGCTTCATTGGCATTAGGATTTCAGCAACTGTTCATAAGCCAGTCTTATTTGATGAAGGTGATGGTCTTTGGAGGAGAATCCCTGATATTTGTAATCGTCTATGGCGCACTTATCTATTTACTAAAATTGGTTGGAAGCGAGGAGATGGAAATAGCACGCAACATGATAAAGAGATTTAACTATGGTAAGGACATATAA
- a CDS encoding glycosyltransferase family 4 protein: protein MINFAKGFKELGHDVEIIAPFIRSAIRHDKSIKQSKYKEGININFVPVINLKYLRPLSFLFLSPIYILFYLFKKRTDVVICFDLCNAPFIVPVVKAAGFPVLLYLNSIISEDMEIAGRNRLLIWLVERCYRMNVRISNLVAVVAVPIREYIIEKKCKTPDKVEVIRDAVDTEHFKVMDKEIACRELGLSPSFIYIGFVGSLCPWHGVDYLIKAAPLILKEDERVRFIIVGDGRMRKELSEMADKRAISDKIIWTGFVPYEKVPLYIAAFNAAVVFFKPLRRNYGSPMKIFEYLACGRAVIASPGPEYGDFVEELGAGLSIDPENSEDFAKKVISLIKDKERLRQMGNNGREEMVKKHTWKTRAKEIEELLK, encoded by the coding sequence GTGATAAACTTCGCAAAGGGGTTTAAAGAGCTGGGGCATGACGTAGAGATAATTGCGCCTTTTATTAGGAGTGCTATTAGACATGACAAATCCATAAAACAGAGCAAATACAAAGAGGGAATAAATATTAATTTTGTCCCGGTAATTAATCTCAAATATCTAAGGCCGCTCAGTTTTCTTTTTCTTTCCCCCATATACATCCTTTTTTATCTCTTTAAAAAAAGAACTGATGTTGTCATCTGTTTTGACCTTTGCAATGCGCCTTTTATTGTTCCCGTAGTGAAGGCCGCAGGCTTTCCTGTACTTTTGTATCTTAACAGCATTATTTCAGAGGACATGGAGATCGCGGGGAGAAACAGGCTTCTAATATGGCTTGTTGAACGCTGCTACAGGATGAATGTGCGGATCAGTAATTTAGTTGCTGTCGTGGCAGTGCCTATAAGGGAGTATATCATAGAGAAAAAATGTAAAACTCCGGATAAAGTGGAAGTCATAAGAGATGCTGTTGATACAGAGCATTTCAAAGTAATGGATAAAGAGATAGCCTGCCGCGAGCTTGGACTGTCCCCCTCATTCATTTATATAGGTTTCGTAGGAAGCCTCTGCCCCTGGCATGGTGTTGACTATCTTATAAAAGCCGCGCCACTTATTTTGAAAGAAGACGAGCGTGTAAGGTTCATTATCGTAGGCGATGGAAGGATGAGAAAAGAGCTTTCCGAAATGGCAGATAAGCGTGCCATATCGGATAAGATTATATGGACCGGCTTTGTACCATACGAAAAAGTTCCGCTATATATCGCAGCCTTTAATGCTGCCGTAGTATTTTTTAAGCCGCTGCGGAGAAACTATGGTTCTCCAATGAAGATATTTGAATACCTTGCATGCGGCAGAGCTGTCATTGCAAGCCCCGGACCGGAGTACGGGGATTTTGTGGAAGAGTTAGGGGCTGGTCTGTCAATAGACCCGGAGAATAGTGAAGACTTTGCGAAAAAAGTTATAAGTCTGATTAAAGACAAAGAAAGATTAAGGCAGATGGGAAACAATGGAAGAGAGGAAATGGTTAAAAAACATACATGGAAGACAAGAGCAAAAGAGATAGAAGAATTGTTAAAATAA
- a CDS encoding glycosyltransferase family 4 protein — translation MEDKSKRDRRIVKITHIISAGGVGGGERQLLIFAKGFARDRYELGFIVPERGALSSKLEALGFKPEVIDINRSLLSIPVMHKLIKYLMETRPDIVHTHGARANFYGRIAASLAGVPFSVSTIHNSISDYPVSSFKKRIYITAEKLTVRKAAKIVTVSNYLKNELVSEYGISSKKIITIYPAIDEIALQVTDDRFATRKKLGVNDSELLISQMGRMTPQKGFHYFIEAAGLLSKKHGNLKWLFVGDGPLRGELEALCSKKGISERCIFTGFREDVGNLISASDIFVSSSLSEGFPITLIEASYMGKPVVATRVSGVPEFIEDSVNGILVKPQNSEALALAIERLIVSSFLREQLGNSAKQSVSEKFSAEYMIGKFSDLYETLLLKHTMISSF, via the coding sequence ATGGAAGACAAGAGCAAAAGAGATAGAAGAATTGTTAAAATAACACATATCATCTCTGCCGGTGGAGTTGGCGGCGGCGAAAGACAGCTCCTTATTTTCGCAAAGGGCTTTGCAAGAGATAGATACGAACTTGGCTTTATAGTTCCTGAAAGAGGTGCGCTTTCCTCTAAGCTCGAAGCTCTTGGGTTTAAGCCGGAGGTGATTGATATAAACAGAAGCCTTTTAAGCATTCCTGTTATGCATAAACTTATAAAATATCTAATGGAAACAAGACCGGATATTGTCCACACCCATGGTGCAAGGGCGAACTTTTACGGAAGGATCGCAGCTTCACTTGCCGGCGTGCCTTTCTCTGTATCAACTATACATAATTCAATCTCTGATTATCCTGTAAGCAGTTTCAAAAAAAGGATTTACATAACAGCCGAGAAATTAACGGTACGAAAAGCCGCAAAGATTGTGACAGTTTCTAATTATCTTAAAAATGAACTTGTAAGTGAATATGGGATTTCTTCAAAAAAAATCATTACCATATATCCGGCAATTGATGAAATCGCTTTACAGGTGACAGATGACCGCTTTGCAACAAGAAAAAAACTCGGCGTAAATGATTCAGAACTTCTTATTTCCCAGATGGGGAGGATGACCCCTCAGAAGGGTTTCCATTATTTTATAGAGGCGGCAGGACTCCTCTCGAAAAAGCATGGCAATCTTAAATGGCTTTTTGTCGGAGATGGTCCTTTGCGCGGGGAGCTTGAAGCTCTATGCAGTAAAAAAGGAATAAGTGAGAGATGCATATTCACAGGCTTTAGAGAGGATGTTGGAAATCTTATCTCAGCCTCAGATATCTTTGTCTCTTCCTCACTCTCCGAAGGTTTCCCAATTACGTTAATAGAAGCCTCTTACATGGGAAAGCCTGTTGTGGCAACGCGTGTGTCCGGCGTGCCGGAGTTTATAGAAGACAGTGTGAATGGGATTCTCGTCAAGCCGCAAAACAGTGAAGCTCTTGCTTTGGCAATAGAAAGATTGATAGTTAGCTCATTTCTTCGCGAACAACTTGGCAATTCTGCGAAACAAAGCGTTTCAGAAAAATTCTCAGCAGAATATATGATTGGTAAGTTTAGCGACCTATACGAAACATTGCTTTTAAAACACACAATGATTAGTAGTTTTTAG
- a CDS encoding Fic family protein: protein MGFKPKYIIIPKINKSLVEIERVRGFLDAVKLKDDWIADMQEKALILESHHSTHIEGTALSLEQAKSILEGKKVKGINRDDEKELLNYKKAMDFLSRYLGKDDPVTEGVIRELHKIIVKNVRGGQADPGSYRKIQNFVVNSRTREVIYTPPTPIEVPHLMRQLVEWINSAEDVSPIIVAGIAQFQFVHVHPFIDGNGRTARLLSTLILYKTGYDFKRLFTISEYYDKNRSAYYQAIQSVRNSNMDMTVWLSYFIDGLQSQMKEIQQKGEQLIKQDSMLQKIKKVGISTRQEMALKYLLRNGTISVNEYQSVISCIRRTAQRDLEDLVEKGIIKAVSKSATDPTKHYLLL, encoded by the coding sequence ATGGGATTTAAGCCAAAATACATTATAATTCCGAAGATTAATAAGTCGCTTGTAGAGATTGAACGGGTACGGGGCTTTTTAGATGCGGTTAAGCTAAAGGATGATTGGATTGCCGACATGCAGGAAAAGGCGCTTATCCTTGAGTCGCATCATTCCACGCATATCGAAGGTACGGCTCTAAGCCTTGAACAGGCAAAGAGCATCTTAGAAGGCAAAAAGGTTAAGGGTATCAACCGTGATGATGAAAAAGAGCTTTTAAATTATAAGAAGGCGATGGATTTTCTTTCAAGGTACCTTGGGAAGGACGATCCTGTTACTGAAGGTGTCATCCGCGAGCTACATAAGATCATTGTTAAAAATGTCCGTGGTGGTCAGGCAGATCCGGGGAGTTACCGTAAGATTCAAAACTTTGTCGTTAATTCCCGCACGAGAGAAGTTATTTATACACCACCGACACCCATAGAGGTTCCGCACCTTATGCGTCAGCTTGTGGAATGGATAAATTCGGCTGAAGATGTGTCTCCTATAATTGTGGCTGGCATAGCGCAGTTTCAGTTTGTGCATGTTCACCCCTTTATTGACGGTAATGGCAGGACGGCACGGCTTCTTTCAACACTTATCCTCTACAAGACCGGTTATGATTTTAAACGGCTTTTTACGATATCGGAGTATTACGACAAGAACCGTTCCGCCTATTATCAGGCAATACAATCTGTGAGAAACAGCAATATGGACATGACGGTGTGGCTTTCCTATTTCATCGATGGGCTGCAGTCACAGATGAAAGAAATCCAGCAAAAGGGAGAACAATTAATTAAGCAGGATTCAATGTTGCAGAAGATTAAGAAAGTTGGCATAAGCACGCGGCAGGAAATGGCGCTTAAATACCTTTTAAGAAACGGCACTATCAGCGTGAATGAATACCAGTCTGTCATTTCCTGTATCAGACGTACTGCACAGAGGGATTTGGAAGACTTGGTTGAGAAAGGAATCATAAAAGCCGTGTCAAAAAGTGCTACCGATCCTACCAAACACTATCTTTTACTGTGA
- a CDS encoding methyltransferase domain-containing protein, with protein MKYTFGTGNEAASRLEEISKFFNPLASALLTQYIKKSPAIAFDIGCGPGFTTDMLYQAIKPHEIYGLDNSPVFLDIAKSRFPHCHFIEHDITVAPFPVMGDVMYARFILSHLPNPVEVIKNWVTQLKTGGTIVIEEVEAIETEIEVFKLYLSTNEALVATQGAHLFVGQELAGKNYDAEILIDDCAILPVADSQAATWFLPNTTTTWRQSEFVQKRLSPPEIENISNALFKLTNSEDKASHTVWKMRRIVLRQN; from the coding sequence ATGAAGTACACATTCGGAACAGGAAACGAAGCTGCCTCCAGGCTGGAAGAAATCTCTAAATTCTTCAATCCCCTGGCTTCTGCGCTGCTCACACAGTACATTAAAAAATCTCCCGCCATAGCTTTTGATATAGGATGCGGTCCGGGCTTTACGACAGATATGCTTTATCAAGCCATAAAACCGCACGAGATTTATGGACTGGACAATTCACCCGTCTTTCTTGACATAGCTAAGAGCAGGTTCCCGCATTGCCATTTCATAGAGCATGATATCACTGTAGCACCTTTCCCGGTAATGGGGGATGTCATGTATGCGCGATTTATCTTATCCCATCTGCCAAACCCTGTAGAAGTTATTAAAAATTGGGTCACTCAACTGAAGACAGGCGGCACCATAGTGATCGAGGAAGTTGAGGCTATTGAAACTGAAATCGAAGTATTCAAGCTATATCTTTCTACCAATGAAGCCCTCGTGGCAACGCAAGGCGCTCATCTTTTTGTCGGTCAGGAATTGGCGGGAAAAAATTACGATGCAGAGATTCTTATCGATGATTGCGCTATTCTACCGGTTGCGGACAGCCAGGCTGCGACATGGTTTTTACCAAATACTACTACAACCTGGAGGCAAAGCGAGTTTGTACAGAAACGTTTAAGTCCCCCTGAAATCGAGAATATATCAAATGCTCTCTTTAAGCTCACAAACTCGGAGGATAAAGCGAGTCATACTGTATGGAAAATGAGAAGGATTGTTTTGAGGCAAAATTGA
- a CDS encoding glycoside hydrolase family 18 protein, with amino-acid sequence MMDKATFRYTVFFMILAVLLMVSILFGYSFWKPGLDVTDGRYDVGKNGIWIQHGWIGGDEWFVENDKKDRIIDFRNAERVKALATQLREHNITYVFPHLCPTSVNGVIPNVDSEQTKLFLKTFEGLNVMPWVGGVRGIQAFPEKPEWRKNFAGSIRNLLTTYPEFSGIHINIEPSPVSSREFLVLLDEVKSAFPEDGKKRILSVAISSPPMLSNPFSKANRKKDYYREVAKHCDQMVVMMYDTSIQFEKVYQYLMAKWTQEIISWSGERDVLLGIPAYKDEGVYYHNPRVENIENALLGINAGLSHYATLPKNYQGISIYCEWEMEPDEWKLLEEHFQQLK; translated from the coding sequence ATGATGGATAAAGCAACTTTCAGGTACACGGTTTTCTTTATGATCCTTGCTGTCCTGCTGATGGTTTCCATTCTCTTTGGATATTCATTCTGGAAACCGGGGTTAGATGTCACAGACGGAAGATATGATGTAGGGAAAAACGGCATCTGGATCCAGCACGGCTGGATTGGCGGCGACGAATGGTTTGTTGAAAACGATAAAAAAGACAGGATCATTGATTTCAGGAATGCCGAACGGGTTAAAGCGCTTGCAACGCAATTGAGGGAACACAATATCACATATGTGTTCCCTCACCTTTGTCCCACTTCTGTAAACGGTGTAATCCCGAACGTTGATTCTGAACAGACCAAACTCTTTCTTAAGACTTTTGAAGGTTTAAATGTCATGCCCTGGGTTGGCGGAGTCAGAGGCATTCAGGCTTTCCCTGAAAAACCTGAATGGAGGAAAAACTTTGCCGGGTCTATCCGCAATCTGCTTACAACTTATCCGGAATTTTCAGGCATCCATATCAATATTGAACCATCCCCTGTTAGCTCAAGGGAATTCCTTGTTTTGCTCGATGAAGTGAAAAGTGCGTTTCCGGAAGATGGAAAAAAGAGGATACTGTCTGTTGCAATATCCTCGCCTCCAATGCTTTCGAATCCATTCTCCAAAGCAAACAGGAAGAAGGATTACTACCGCGAAGTTGCAAAGCATTGCGACCAGATGGTGGTCATGATGTATGATACGTCTATCCAGTTTGAGAAGGTATATCAATATTTAATGGCTAAATGGACGCAGGAGATAATCTCCTGGTCAGGCGAGAGAGACGTTCTTCTGGGGATTCCTGCCTACAAGGACGAAGGAGTTTATTATCATAATCCAAGGGTTGAGAACATTGAGAATGCACTTCTTGGAATTAATGCAGGGCTTAGCCATTACGCTACGCTTCCCAAAAACTATCAGGGAATATCTATATATTGCGAATGGGAGATGGAACCCGACGAATGGAAGTTATTGGAGGAGCACTTCCAGCAGTTAAAGTAA
- a CDS encoding type II toxin-antitoxin system HicB family antitoxin, protein MTMKKDKYTYRITWSEDDNEYAGLCAEFHSLSWLAKTPEGALKGIRKLVEKVVKDMRNEGEDVPEPIASRHYSGKFMVRVPPQVHQKLAIQAAEAGVSLNRLTSTKLSQ, encoded by the coding sequence ATGACTATGAAAAAAGATAAGTACACGTACCGGATAACATGGTCCGAGGACGACAATGAATATGCTGGGTTGTGCGCTGAATTCCACAGTCTAAGCTGGCTGGCAAAGACTCCTGAGGGGGCATTAAAAGGAATCCGTAAATTAGTTGAAAAAGTGGTAAAAGACATGCGTAACGAAGGAGAAGATGTGCCAGAACCAATTGCATCAAGACATTACAGCGGTAAATTTATGGTGCGCGTTCCTCCGCAAGTCCATCAGAAGCTTGCAATCCAGGCTGCTGAGGCAGGAGTCAGCCTTAATCGTCTTACCAGCACTAAGCTGAGTCAATAA
- a CDS encoding IS30 family transposase — MLSEKKTLGEIGKELGRSKSTISRELKRNSSPEYKLYLSHRAHTRSVLRREAASSRARLKDKHIKLYVRDKLKEGWSPEQISGRIGIDFPCLSISHEAIYQYVYSSETEGRQDLIQCLRRSHRKRKSKGISRKVRKTKIPNRISIEQRPAAVEARLEAGHWESDSLVSRKSHVALNSLVERKSRLLRLTKLNRKTAASTYEVIVERLKDLPIEARRTLTMDNGTENAEHQEITAAIGIKCYFAHPYASWERGTNENINGLIRWYLPKGTDFNTITNEQIARIESLINNRPKKCLDYKTPLEVASQFVALRG, encoded by the coding sequence ATGCTTTCAGAGAAGAAAACACTTGGAGAGATAGGAAAAGAGCTTGGGCGAAGTAAAAGCACTATCTCGCGGGAGTTAAAGCGCAATTCTTCTCCAGAGTATAAGCTCTACTTGTCACACAGAGCTCATACTCGTTCTGTTTTGAGACGAGAGGCGGCAAGTTCACGCGCGAGGCTTAAAGACAAGCACATCAAGTTATATGTGCGCGACAAGCTCAAGGAAGGCTGGTCGCCTGAGCAGATATCAGGAAGAATAGGCATTGATTTTCCATGCCTCTCAATAAGCCATGAGGCGATTTATCAGTATGTTTACAGCTCTGAAACAGAGGGACGTCAGGATTTGATTCAGTGCCTGAGACGGTCACATCGTAAGCGCAAAAGCAAGGGGATCTCGAGGAAAGTGCGTAAAACAAAGATACCCAACAGGATATCTATAGAGCAAAGACCGGCAGCAGTGGAAGCACGTCTTGAGGCTGGACACTGGGAATCAGACAGCCTGGTATCCAGAAAAAGCCATGTTGCCCTTAACTCGCTGGTAGAACGAAAGAGCCGGTTGCTGAGGCTCACGAAACTGAACCGAAAAACAGCCGCATCTACATACGAGGTTATTGTTGAAAGGTTAAAAGACCTTCCTATTGAGGCGAGAAGGACGCTAACCATGGATAACGGCACTGAAAATGCAGAGCATCAGGAGATTACTGCTGCCATTGGAATAAAATGTTATTTTGCTCATCCATACGCCTCATGGGAGCGCGGAACTAATGAAAATATCAATGGTCTCATAAGGTGGTACTTACCAAAAGGTACTGACTTTAATACCATAACCAACGAACAAATAGCTCGCATCGAATCATTGATTAACAATAGGCCAAAAAAGTGCCTTGACTATAAAACACCATTAGAAGTAGCTTCTCAATTTGTTGCACTTCGAGGTTGA
- a CDS encoding ImmA/IrrE family metallo-endopeptidase: MLEPKKFKAPFIKIDDIRAKADAFRSKYWPSNIIPIDIFELIEFELEIEIRPINNLREAGDVDALLLGDLKTIVVDQKDFLNERAENRLRFSMAHEVGHFVLHPDIFSKIQYSSVEEWIDFFQEIPDDEYTWIEQHAYEFAGRLLVPREKLVERLDHSVSIAQTKGFDTWDSSGESTREYISPGIARYFGVSEQVIEKRLIKEALWPPRKK, encoded by the coding sequence GTGTTAGAGCCAAAAAAATTTAAAGCACCTTTTATAAAGATTGATGATATAAGAGCTAAAGCTGATGCATTTCGCTCCAAGTATTGGCCTTCCAATATTATCCCTATTGATATTTTTGAGCTTATTGAATTTGAATTAGAAATAGAAATACGCCCGATTAATAATTTGCGAGAAGCTGGTGATGTTGATGCCCTTCTGCTTGGAGATCTTAAAACAATTGTCGTTGATCAAAAAGACTTCTTAAATGAACGCGCAGAAAACAGATTGAGATTCTCCATGGCTCATGAAGTAGGCCACTTTGTACTTCATCCCGATATCTTTTCAAAAATTCAGTATTCCTCAGTTGAAGAATGGATAGATTTTTTTCAAGAAATACCAGATGATGAATATACATGGATTGAACAACATGCCTATGAATTTGCAGGGAGGTTGCTTGTCCCAAGAGAAAAACTAGTTGAAAGGCTCGATCACTCTGTATCAATAGCGCAAACTAAAGGCTTTGATACATGGGACTCGTCAGGTGAATCTACACGAGAATACATTTCACCGGGGATAGCGCGATATTTTGGAGTTTCTGAACAAGTTATTGAAAAAAGATTAATAAAAGAAGCCCTATGGCCTCCAAGAAAAAAATAA
- a CDS encoding helix-turn-helix transcriptional regulator — translation MANQYKSFGEFLKSLRKKKRITLREFCLKALADPANISRLERDTMPPPQDPDILERYAKALGIDVGSDDWYTFVDLASIARGIIPKDLISDAEVVNLLPVFFRTLRGQKPTKEEMRKLADKIKKS, via the coding sequence ATGGCTAACCAATATAAGTCTTTTGGAGAATTCCTTAAGAGTCTCCGCAAGAAAAAGAGGATAACTTTAAGAGAATTTTGTTTGAAGGCATTGGCAGACCCAGCCAATATCAGCCGGCTTGAACGCGACACTATGCCGCCTCCTCAGGACCCGGATATTCTCGAAAGGTACGCTAAAGCTCTTGGAATTGATGTTGGCAGTGATGACTGGTACACATTTGTTGATCTTGCTTCCATAGCGCGGGGAATTATACCTAAGGACCTTATATCTGATGCAGAAGTCGTCAATTTGCTCCCGGTGTTTTTTCGAACATTGCGAGGACAAAAACCAACCAAAGAAGAAATGCGTAAATTAGCAGATAAAATTAAGAAAAGTTAA
- a CDS encoding PEP-CTERM sorting domain-containing protein, protein MKKSISFSIIACLFLCLCALTEVNAIQVPVTLTIDEILTESNPYEVNVGDTFDWLVKYDETQIVTYGTDEWLFPYLDPTFDINGAVGTFSFDINDVFAMTLMYPLHFTGGSLDGFYMLYILDLPSYVNYAGGMNQYLLMNADGNELYRGSFVFGAVSPVPEPSTFILLLAGLAGIAGFKIMRRR, encoded by the coding sequence ATGAAGAAGTCTATTTCCTTTTCAATAATAGCATGTCTTTTTTTATGTTTATGCGCTCTCACAGAAGTGAACGCAATACAGGTTCCGGTTACACTTACAATAGATGAAATATTAACTGAAAGTAACCCTTATGAGGTAAACGTTGGAGATACATTTGACTGGCTTGTAAAATATGATGAAACTCAAATAGTCACATACGGTACAGATGAATGGCTGTTTCCCTATCTGGACCCTACGTTTGACATAAATGGCGCAGTTGGAACATTCTCATTTGATATTAATGACGTCTTTGCCATGACTTTAATGTATCCTCTGCATTTCACCGGCGGGTCTCTTGACGGATTTTATATGCTCTATATTCTTGATCTGCCATCATACGTTAATTATGCAGGCGGCATGAATCAGTATCTATTGATGAATGCTGATGGTAACGAGCTTTATAGAGGATCATTTGTTTTTGGAGCAGTATCACCTGTCCCTGAACCATCCACCTTTATTCTTCTCCTTGCAGGCTTGGCAGGTATTGCCGGCTTTAAGATTATGAGAAGAAGATAG
- a CDS encoding class I SAM-dependent methyltransferase → MSGKYFSLRQSCPACGNSSSKTIYSKNYLSSPIKEFLQSFYTPQGKIEFEYLEDALFQLEECTLCGNIYQKEVPNDLLSKKIYCEWISPELARKTEVEEKGESFAYKYAREIEMIISFMGENPSDIKMLDFGMGWGLWCIEANKAGCDCFGTELSEERISHAKSQGVKTISWDEIPGGNFDFITTEQVFEHISNPLETLKYLKKGLREAGLIKISVPDGSDIKRRLRIENWQAPKGTKNSLNPVSPLEHINCFTRNSVLKMAEAAGMEEVKVPLTIQLPHLLTFKTPRAFASSLLTIIRRNILFTEIYVFLRERN, encoded by the coding sequence ATGAGCGGGAAATACTTCTCTCTTAGGCAATCCTGCCCTGCATGCGGGAACAGCAGTTCGAAAACAATATATTCTAAAAACTATCTAAGCTCTCCAATAAAAGAATTCCTTCAATCTTTCTACACGCCTCAGGGGAAAATAGAATTCGAATATCTTGAAGATGCACTTTTTCAACTTGAGGAGTGCACTCTCTGCGGGAACATCTATCAGAAAGAAGTCCCCAATGATCTTCTTTCTAAAAAAATTTATTGTGAATGGATATCCCCTGAGCTTGCGCGAAAAACCGAGGTGGAAGAAAAGGGAGAGAGTTTTGCCTATAAATATGCGCGTGAAATAGAGATGATTATCTCTTTTATGGGAGAAAACCCATCTGACATTAAGATGCTTGATTTTGGTATGGGATGGGGGCTCTGGTGCATTGAGGCAAATAAAGCCGGCTGTGATTGTTTTGGCACCGAACTCTCAGAAGAAAGAATTTCTCATGCAAAATCGCAGGGAGTTAAAACAATTTCATGGGATGAAATTCCCGGCGGCAATTTTGATTTTATAACCACAGAGCAGGTCTTTGAGCATATCTCCAATCCACTTGAGACTTTGAAATATCTAAAAAAAGGTCTGAGAGAGGCTGGCCTCATAAAAATCAGCGTTCCTGATGGTTCTGACATAAAAAGAAGACTCCGCATTGAAAACTGGCAGGCACCAAAGGGAACTAAGAACTCTCTCAACCCAGTAAGCCCTCTCGAGCACATCAACTGTTTCACACGGAACTCAGTCCTCAAGATGGCTGAAGCAGCAGGGATGGAAGAAGTAAAAGTGCCGTTAACAATTCAGCTCCCGCACCTTCTCACATTCAAAACACCACGTGCGTTCGCAAGCAGTCTTCTCACCATAATCAGAAGGAATATTCTTTTTACGGAGATATATGTTTTCCTGAGGGAGAGGAATTGA